Part of the Vidua macroura isolate BioBank_ID:100142 chromosome 27, ASM2450914v1, whole genome shotgun sequence genome, CTGCCTAGGACCTGGTTGCCTGGATAACTGCTGGCTTCCTTCACATTCCACACTCTGAGGATATTCCCAACACTGTGACCGTGGGAAACTCGGTTGGTTTTCTCCTGAGGCCCTACAACTACTATGACCTGGACCCCTCTATATACTCCAATGATGGTGTGTTTTTCACCAGCGAGCAGGACTTTACAGCATGTGAAATCAACCCTCTTGCCTGCTTGCCCAAAACTGCCTCTTGTCTGCCAAACTTCCCCCCATTCACCTATGATGGTTTTCGAAACATGAGCAGGCTTTAATGCTACAGGATGGTGAGGAGATGTGGTCAGAGACACCAGGCTGACCGTTCTGTCTCAAATTTCCAGCTTTTTAGTGAAGTTGTCTCAATTTTCAGTTGCCCAGTGACTTCACGTTTTATCATGGCTTTTGAAATAGTGCTCTCGAAAAGGGAAACATGATTTTCCTAGTATGATGTGAGATGGAAGTCTCTGTTATCTGTTAATTCCTCAATTTGAGTTTATCACCAGAGGAAAGTCAGGAGAGAATCCTGTTCCTCTGCTGTAGAAGCAAGTGCTGTGTAGTGCATATCTCAggttaaaataatgaaaatggtGCTGGTCCAATGCTCTCAAGTGTCTCTTTCTTACAACTTacagcagcatctcctggggGGTGATGCTGGCTTCTGCCATGTTCCCTGTGCCCACAAAGCAGCCCAGCAGTGTGGCTCTGGGTGTTGTCAGGGCACGGGGATGTGCAGCTGGAGGGCAGAAGGGACAAGCTGGGGTGGAGGTGGGCACTGGCACCAAGCCCTGTGGCTGTTGAGGGGAGGCTGGGTCATGGCCAGGACTGTGTGGGTTGTGGCTCTCAGGCCCTCAGTGCTGGACACAAGGGGGGATCTAAACAGGACCTTGCAGGAAGGGCTCTCATTGCTGCCACTGCCTGTTTGCCAGGATGCTGGCTGGGCTCTCGTGCCCCTATTCCCCTCCTCACAGCCCCATCAGTGCTAGGCTGTAACTCGGGATCAGTGGGCACCTTTGCAAGGTGACAAacagctgtcccctctctgcCGGCTGTAGGACCATGGGGATGTAGGCATCAGCAGTCAGTGCTGCTTGGTgatggcagggctgtgtcagGATGGGGCAGTGGTGCTGTGTTTagcactgctctgcacagggaagGTTTCTCTCtacagccactgctgcctgcccagcatCTGCGGGGttaagagaaggaggagaagggagaatgTGCTTATTTCCCCTACGTGACTGGATCCATCCACTCCAAGCTCTGGGAGTAGGATCTGGGACCAGAGGGGAAGAACAGATGTACAGACATTGAGTTCACTTAAAATTATGGCCCTCTAGGGAAGCAGAGCAAAGTTGCCTTTTATAGTTCCCAGCAAATCCTGACAGTGTGTGAGAACATCCCCTTGCACCCTCCCTGTGAGTACCTCTGGGCTGTTCCCTGCTGAGGAAacaggggaggaaaataaaCCCGAGCCAACCCAGCCCCTTGTTCTAGTGAGTGGCTGGGAGGATTCCACAGCTGGAAACGTGTCCTGCCAGACTGCGGAAGTGCTCAGTGCCCCAGCAGGCATGAGCCTGAAAACCGTGCTCGTCCTCCTTGGTCTGGCGTTAGCCACGATCTTCGCCTTGGTCTGCGTGTTGCTGACCAGAGAAAGGACCCCCAGAAGCTGCCAGCACCTgcccccagagcaggaggaCACTGAGGATGGCCAGAGCCTGGTGTTTGCTGACCTGACACCTGAGGAGATGTCCCAGGTGGTGGGGTACCTGCAGGGACACCTCGGGGTGCCGCTGGTGGACGCCTCCCGTGCCAAACCCTCGGACAACTGCATCGCCTCCGTGGATCTGCAGGTCCCCGGCAAGGCAGAGGTGCTGCGGTTCCTGGATGGCGGCGGGGCTCGTCCCCCCCGggaggctctggctgtgctgtacTTTGGGAAGCAGCCAGAGCCCAACATCACCGAGTACGTGGTGGGGCCGCTGCCGAGGCCAGCGTACCACCGAGACGTGACGGTGCAGAAGTACGGGGGGAAGGTGCCCTACCACCGCAGACCCGTCACTGGCAAGGAGTACACGGATATCAACGCCCTCATTCAGAGGGAGCTGAAAAAGGCACCGCGCTTCCTCGCTGCATGCTGCGAGTCTGACGGGACCAACCTGGTCACCCTCACCACAGCCCCGCGGGGCTTCAAGTCCGGTGACCGCGTGACCTGGTTTGTCCTTTTCCACAATGTGGCTGGCACCGGCTACTACCTGTCCCCAGtggggctggaggtgctggtggaCCACGGGGACCTCCACGTCTCCCGGTGGCAGCTGCGCAAAGTCTTCTACAGTGGCCGGTACTTTGCCGGCACAGGGGATCTGGAACGAGAGTTTGTGGCCGGTGTGCTGGAGGTTGTCAGACTCAAGCAGCCGCGGGCTGATGCAGTGCTGGGCTCAATGAAGCCCCGGCGCCCGCCCGGGTCCCCGGGCCCGCTGCAGTTTGAGCCGCAGGGTCCCCGCTACAGCGTCAGGAACAACCGCATCACCTTCCAGGACTGGAGCATCGCCTTCGGCATGAGCCCCAACACTGGCCCGCGCCTCTTTGACATCAGGTACCGTGGGGAGAGGATTGTCTATGAGCTGAGTCTCCAGGAAGCCTTAGCCCTGTACAGCTCCAACTGCCCTGGGGGCATGTCCACCCGCTACCTGGATGGCAGCTTTGGCATCGGCAGGTTTGCCtatgagctgctccagggcctgGACTGCCCCTACACAGCGACCTACGTGGACCGGCACTACCTGGCAGAGACAGATActcccaaaaccaaccaaaactcACTCTGCATTTTTGAGCATGACTCTGCCCTCCCTCTGAGGCGCCACTTCTCCGACTCACAGTCCTTCTACTACGGCGGGCTGCGGAAAAACACGCTGGTCATCCGTACCATCTCCACGCTCATTAACTATGACTACGTCTGGGACTTCATGTTCCATGCCAGCGGGGCCGTGGAGGTCCGGGTGCACGCCACTGGCTACATCAGCTCCTCCTTCTTCCACGGCCGAGGCACTGACTATGGCAACAGGGTTGGGCCCCACACGCTGGGGACGATGCACCTCCACCACATCCACTACAAGGTGGACCTGGATGTTGACGGTAGGTCTGGCCACCTTTGTGCACGGCTGTGGTTTACTGTGGCCTGGGGTGCAGAGCTTGAGAgggttttctcttctgtttcacaGGGCAGCTGAACTCCCTGGAGACCCAGGATATGGAGTACGAGTTTGTCAAAGATCCCTGGAGCACACAGAATACCATTGAGCGGCCATACCTCCgcagggaaaggctggagaaggaggaTGAGGCAGCATTCCCACTCAATGTCCCCATGCCCCGCTACCTCTCCTTTGTCAGCCCCAATCCCAACAAGTGGGAGCACCCACGCAGCTACCGGATCCAGATCATCAGCTTTGCTGGGAAGCACCTGCCCACCAACAGCTCCATGGAGCGCTCCGTCAGCTGGGGCAGGTGGGTGCCAGGGCTCCAGAGCCTGAGgcctcagctgcttctgctcctcGTGGAGGGAGGCTctcagccctgggcaggccTGCACGAGGCTGCAGGGAAGGGTTAAACAGCAAACATGCGTAGCTTTTGGCTCTGAAATTTCCTTGAGGTGTTGCTCAATAACATCTGCTAATGGTAGTTCACAGGCAGGAGTCTGAGGCCCTTGTTGTAGGGGGTTGTAGGACCATTTGAGGGGAAGTAGGCTGCAGAATTAATTCCTAAAGGAAGCACTGGCATTGCCAGGTTGTGGTATCTTCCCAGGAGGACAGAATGCCTTTTGGAAAATGCTTGGGATAAGCACAGACCAGTCTCACTGCCAGGGTGAACTGATGGAGCTCATGCTGGCGAAGTCTGTGTGGGGGAAAAGTAGCTGTGGCTTAAGGGAGTGCATTGGGCATTGAGTGGCAGTGTTTGCACCTGGATCCATCCATGGTTCCCAGCCATGCTGGGAAAGCCACAGGCAGTAAAGGATCCCCCACAAAGCTTGGAgatgctggggctgctgcccatTACTGCCCTCTTGGTCCTTTCCATCCCCGCCCCAGGGCAGACCGGGGATGTCCAGCCCCAGTTTGGCAGTTCATCCCAGCTGGCAATGCTGGCACACCAGCTGGCTGCTGTGGACAAGCCCCTCTgccccctgtgctggcaggtaCCAGCTGGCTGTCACCCGGCGGAAGGAGGAGGAGCCCACCAGCACCAGCATCTACAACCAGAATGACCCCTGGACGCCCACTGTGGCCTTTGCTGACTTCATCAACAATGAGACCATCACCAACGAGGTAAGCTGGGGTCCCTGGGATGGAGAGAAGCTGAACCTTGTGGGGGCCAtcctggctcctgccctggagAGAAGCTGCACCCATCCCAGAGCCAgactgagcagctgctgggctggcagagtcCTGCTCAGCCTGACGGATGCCTCGTTCCTCTTCTCGCAGGACTTGGTTGCCTGGATCACTGTGGGGTTCCTGCATGTCCCTCATGCTGAAGACATCCCCAACACAGTGACTGTGGGGAATGGTGTCGGCTTTTTCCTGAGGCCCTACAACTACTTCAACGAGGACCCCTCGGTGGATTCACCTGACAGTGTCTACTTCAGCAGTGAGCAGGATGTGGGGACATGTGGGGCCAATCctcttgcctgcctgtcctctgCTGCCACCTGTGCCCCCCGCCTGCCCCCCTTCCACTTTGGGGGCTTCCTCAACCTCAGCCTGGCACCGCCTCTTGGCGGGCTCTGAtgggccaggggctgctgctggctctcgGGGGGGTGCTCAGAGGGgctctgtcccacagcaggacctgccctccccctgcccaggctgtCCTGTGCTCAGGGTCAGGTTTTGGGAGAAGCTCAGTTCTTGTTTCAGCACTGCCAAAGGAGGACCCAAAGCCTCTGGAAGACAGCCCCTGggagtgatttttaaatttcatcctGGATGTCACCCTGAGTACTGTGGGgtgcccacagctgctcccctcctctgggatggggcatccaccacctgCCCATCATCGGTGCACACAGGGTGACAGTGCTGGCCAAGGCTGCCCACAGCacaaagctgcagctgcccttGGAGCTGTGCTCCACCCGAGGTTTTGCCCACAGTGGCAGGACTGAGTGCTGTGGTGTAGTTGTGGAACAGCCTGTAGTTGCAGGATGCCCCAAACGCCCTCCCCAGCCGCGCAGCCATTGCAGCATCAAGGCCACTGGGCCCAGGCACCGccaagccctggctgctgctgcagggccagctctgcagagggagggCACGGGGGCTGCCTGGGCACGCAGGTTCCCATTGCACTGGGCTCgctgggaggctgctggaggagcccaCGGCTGGGCCTCCGGATGGGCACTCCCCGGGCTGGGCTGCCCCGTGTCTGCCCTTCCCAATAAACAGGCACTCGTGTGCTTTTCCTGAACAAACTCACGGGTGCTGCTCTGTCTCCTGTGGCTGGGGCTGGTGCCCAGCACGGCTGAAGCTCTGTTAGGGATGGCCCTGGCTCAGCTCTGCGGGGCTCCAAGGGCTGTGGGGCCACCCCAGTGCCCGgcacagtgcccagcacagctatGTGAATTGTCCTGGCGATGCTCCTGGACCCCGGTGCTGGCAAGAGGCTCCAGCCAGGGAATATGGAGCAAACAAGGGAGTTAATGTTTAACAGTTGTTCTGAGCTGTGTTAATCAGTTCTGGGCttggctgctgcccagcctgctCAGCCCCCCTGTGTGGGGACCCTTGATTCTACTCCCCTAGCTGCatgtgcagctctgggctgcaggatCCCACAGCCCACAGAGCCCTCCCCACCGTGCCAGGCTGGCATGGGGACACCAAGAAGCTTGGTGaggccagtgccagccctggcccaTGGCTGCATATGCTAAACACTCACCAAAGTGTCCCTGGGGGCATGGTGGGTATCCATCCCCCCTGACCCCTTGCTGTAGTGGATGGGTCTGTCCAGAACATGCTGTGAAGGGCTTGAGCAGCCCTAATGGCTGTGGCATGTGCCCTGGGAGCCAGCTCAACTtgctgcagcacacaggacAGGTGATGGGAGGAGAGGGCAGCTCAGGCCACGGCTCAGTGTGAGGTTGCAGTGGTCCCTGGGGTgacagcaggggctgtgcccaaAGGAGGAAGGTCGTGTCCAGCCAGCTCCCTGCCTACTGTGTGCCCACATGTGCAGTGCTGCCCAGACTCTGCTCTGACGCAGTGACCAcgctgccacagcccagcctggaccTTGCAGCTGTCAGGGAACATTCTGGACCAAACACGGGCACTCCACGTGGCACGTTACAGCCCCCACTGGCCAGAGCTGCATCCAGAACCTTGGGAATCACGGGCACACCGTGTCCCAGGgccagctgctgccactgcagtcACACAGCTCCGGGgctgccagctgctcctgggcctgCTGTGCACAGACCCAGGGCAGAAATTGGGTTCCCCCAGGCTGGCCCCACTCCTTCCCTGGGAAGGCCAGCCAGCCCGTTTGCAGTGCACATCCCCAgcggtgctgctggcagggctcacGGTGCAGGGGACGAGTGGGACCCTGAGCAATTGTCAGACCAGCCAGAACACAGAACCCTGCatgcccaggcagctcctgctgccctgccctgccccacgTCCACACAGTGACTCTGGGGCTGGGGATTTATCCACAGGGCAGCGcatggagcagcactgggaccGTGTGGACCCTGGCACCTCCGGCACAGTCCTGACCTCTGACACTGCCCAAACACACTGGGGTACTGGGCTGAGCCACTCTGtcctctgtgctgggagggaggaggtgaCTGCTTCCATCCTgcttcctcccctctccccattATGGCCCGTTTTCCCACAGTGACTTTTTCCTAGGGGACTGGAGTGCTAGTCCCCGTCACCAACACTTTTTGCCCCAGTTTCCGCTGTGAAATCTCCTATGAAGGATTTATTGCTGatcatttcaaaatatttttggaacaGAAGCCAAGTCTGTTGCATTCCTTCACGCCGGCCAAAGCCACTCTCAGTTGAAGACCCTGGAATGAGCTGTTGGAGAATTTGTTTTGCAGGAGTAATTCTTTTTCTGTGCAAACTTCTGTTTTGTTGGAATGTTTTGCAGGTCAGGAGCTCAGTCCAGGGTCTGGGACCACCTTCCTTGAGTGCAGCACGGCCAGGCTGGATAGGACatgcctgcagcagggctgagtcTGTGGCCTTTGCCTGCTTTCCTCCCAGGCCATCCATGCCCATATCCCAGGGAGCAAGGTTTGCTGGTGTTTTGCCTGTCAGACCCCGTGGCTCCCTGGGCTCTGCatgggcagaggggcaggatggggCCTGTAACTCCTGCTGTTTGTCAGCAGGACtcagcactgggcacagctctCACAGAGACAAACAGCATAGGGCAGGGGTTCAAGGATCCTGAcatgaattttctcaggaaggaGATAAGTGATGCATTTCACTGGCTGTTGATCATTAATGCCTTGCTGtctgctcagctgtgctgctgctggctgggcaccctgtgctgctgccacagggcagtgTCCAGGCACTGGCAGTTGTGGATGTTAAGGttgcagtgccagcactgctaCCAGGGACAGCAGAGTGCAGCTGGGGTGGAGGGGCTGGCCATGGGCAACACAGGATGAGTTCTGTGTTTGGCTCTGTACCCACAGCTGGGGTCTgatggggcaggagggattAAGCCagtggagcagtgctgggaggagaAGTGCAGTCCCTATTTGCAAAGGTCCTTCAGCCCCCCAGTAGAGATCAGAGGAACACGATTGGCAGCCAGGAGCATCCCAGGCCTGGCTGTCTGGGACTGCAGGGACCTCCAGGAATGGCTTTGAAAGTTTCCCATCATGCAAAGTCCTGGTTAAATTAGCCTGGCAAATGAGGAGGGGATGGGCAGTCTGCCCTCTGCTCCATGCACCCACTCCATGCTCCTGGGCATCCTTGCCATGCTCTGGTGGTGATTCACAGGGGGATGGCAGAGAGACCAGAGCAATTGTCAGCCCTGGacatggcagctctgcaggactgtCACATACAGAGGGTGGCATAATGGAGCAAGGGCTGCGGGTCAGTCAGAGTAGCTGAGCTGTTGTActgggcagctggaggagccagggctgcaggatccCTGAGCAAGGGGATGGTGAGGGGCAGGGGATGGGTGTTGGGGTTGGAGCACTGCACTCCACGTGCTCTCGAAAcctgttttccccttttacGTAAGCTGTTCCAAACATGTTTGTTACAACCCCCTGGTGATGTACCTTTGGAAAGAGTGGTTTTGGGTCCAAAGATCAGTGCTGGGACAGTGACCTGCCTGCTGCAAACAAGACCCTGCAGAGTATAAAACCCCAGTGGCACAGTGGAGTACGGGACAGCCAGAGGCACGCCGAGGGCGGCAGAGGAGGATGGAGGCCAACATGAACCTCCTGCACGACATGGGCATCCGGACCACacactggctgcagcagcacttccagggCTCCCAGGACTGGTTCCTCTTCATCTCTTATGCTGCTGATCTCAGGAATGCTTTTTTTGTCCTCTTCCCCATCTGGTTCCACTTCAGTGAAGCAGTGGGCATCAGGCTCATCTGGGTGGCTGTAATTGGAGACTGGCTCAACCTCGTCTTCAAGTGGTGAGTAGCCCCCAGCCAACACTCCCACCGTGTGTTGGCACACCTGGATTAATGTAGGCCTGATGGGTGCTCTCAGCCCCAGTGCTGGAGTAGAACAAAGaccagagctcagccccagctgggcaATGACAATGGTCACACCTTCCCAAGCCATGCAGCAACAGCTCTCCCCCTGTGCTCCAAGCAGAGATGGAGCCTCCTGCAAACAGACCCTCCCATCAGCCAGGGCTGTGATGCTGAGTGGGGGGATCTTTACAGAGCCCCTCACCACAGGAGGTCATATTGACCTGCTCCCAGGAAGTTCTTGCTCTTCCCcctcagggctggggatggggacatggacaGGCAGAGTCAGCTGTCAGAACCAAGCAATCAGCTGGGTGCTGTGTCTGTCAGGATGCCCTGGACCACTTGTGGGTCCTTTGCTTCTTCCATGTCCCAGGACAGATCTAAAGCTGCAGTTGTGCCCTGGACCTCCCCAGatcctttctattttcttttcaggatCCTCTTTGGGGAGAGACCATACTGGTGGGTCCTTGACACAGACTATTATGGCAACAACTCTGCACCAGAGATCCAGCAGTTCCCTCTCACCTGCGAGACTGGCCCCGGTAGGGTTCCCCAAGCCATGGAAGGGGCTTGCATCCAGGGGCAGGGGGTGCTTGCCCATGGTGACCTGCACACACAAGGAGGGGGGTGctggcctggccagggctgtggctggcagcctgcagggagCACATGCCCCTGGACAGCTCTGGAGAGAGGGCccttgctgctgtgcctgcagcggAAGGAGGCAGGGCAGCCTCTGCAGACCTTCGCCCTTGGTGAAGCTGCGGTGGTTCGGCACAAACCCCTGCGGGTGCTCAGCTCTGGCCCATGCAGAGTCTGACCTGAGTCTCTCTTCTTGCCCAGGGAGCCCATCTGGCCATGCCATGGGTGCAGCAGGCGTGTACTACGTCATGGTGACAgccctcctctctgctgctggaggagagaagCAGTCAAGGACACTCAGATACTGGTAAGCTGTGTGCCAAAAccacctgtgccaggcagaggcagctccagcactgacAGGCACAGCCAAGCCCATCAAGGCACAAGGCTGTGGACTGACAGCTGGGGTCTGCATGGGGACAGGCTCAGCGACAGCCAGGCATTGTTTGGAGTACATGATGGCAGTGCCATGGGCAGTGCAAACTGGCCCTGGCACTGACATGGCCACCTGTCCCTCACAGGGTGCTGTGGACAGTGCTTTGGATTGGGTTCTGGGCAGTTCAGGTCTGTGTCTGCATGTCCCGAGTCTTCATTGCTGCTCACTTCCCCCACCAGGTGATTGCAGGGGTTTTCTCAGGTGAGTGTATCAGTCCCCCCATCCCTTTCCTacagcagcactgtgctggaCTGCAGTACCTGTGGCACTGACCAATGCTCCCACTTCGTCACTGGCAGGGATGGCTGTGGCCAAGACCTTCCAGCATGTCCGCTGCATCTACCAAGCCAGCTTCCATCGGTACCTGGGCATcaccttcttcctcttcagctTCACCCTGGGTTTCTACCTGCTGCTGTGGACATTCGGCGTGGACCTGCTCTGGACGCTGGAGAAGGCACAGAAGTGGTGCAGCAACCCTGAGTGGGTCCACATTGACACCACTCCCTTTGCCAGCCTCCTCCGTAACCTGGGCGTCCTCTtcgggctggggctggccctCAACTCCCACCTGTACAAGGAGAGCTCCCGGCtgaagcagagccagcagctgccctTCCGCCTGGGCTGCATCGCTGcctccctcctcatcctccacGTCTTCGATGCCTTCAAGCCACCCTCCCACATGCAGCTGCTCTTCTACGCCCTCTCCTTCTGCAAGAGTGCGGCCGTGCCGCTGGCTACTGTCGGCCTCATCCCCTactgcctctcccagctcctggccacGCAGGACAAAAAGGCTGCCTAAGGCAGGCAGACAGCCCAGGGGTGTCTCAGGGGCGCCTACCAGGCCCTGGGTGCACCTCAGCCACTGTTTGCTTCCCGCTGAATCTGCACAGGCTGATCCTGCACTGGGAGCAGACCACGGAGGCTGGGCTagtggtgctgctgggtggCTCCCACAACACGGACCCACAGTGCCAGTCacgctgggctggggctggctgatGGCACAGAGAGCCCTGCATGCCCAAGactcccctgctgtccctcctgcaCCCACAGGTGCAGGACCCAggacccagcagcagcagcgggaggTTCTGCACTCCCTTACAGCCCATAGGGACAGGCCACCTCCAcgctgcagagctggggacagcaccactggcagcagggctcTCACCTCGGTGTGCCTGGGGTCTGCTGAAGAGGCAGCTCTGTGAAAGGAAGGGCAGACTGTGACACGGAGATCAAGTGCCAGTGTgagggagccccagccctgggacgTTTGGTGTTCGCCTCAGTGTGATCAGTGTGGGGTGCACACACGGCCCTGTGTGTACTTGCATTACATGTCTCTGTGCACACATCACATGGGGTGGGTGGGGCTGTGCACAGGAGGTGCTTTATTAAAGCTGAAGGTTGTTTTGCTGGTGAGTTTGAGTGTCCCGCTGGCCAGCGCCATGGGATGGGGGATCAGCTCCTGGATGCAGGTTGTTGGTTGTGGCATGGCCTGCAGATGGTAGAGGAAGGACATTTCTCCTGGGGGCTGAAGACCCTCAACACCTGCAAGACATGTTCAAGCCACTGGGAAGGGCACTGCCTAGTGCCCTTCTTTTGCCCTGAGGTGCAGCTGAACACTGACAGCACAGGGGGGGCAATGAGctgctttttgtgctgtttaTCCAAGGTTTATGGGTGCACTTTGTGCCAGGAACAGGGACAAACTTGTGTCACCTCACTGCTTACAGAAACAAGCTCAGCTTTGGGGCCAACTggctcagctggggctgtgctgagccctcAGGGTGTGGGGGACAGACCTGGCATTTCACCatggtgtggggctggggtcaTGCCCCTCTCACCTCAGTACCCCAGCTCAGTGCTGACCCTGCAGCAGGAAGTCCTGCTGCCCTCCAAGCTGTGCAGGCTGTACAGCCCAGCTATCAACCTTCTCAGGAAACATCTTCGCTCAGTCTGAGATAGTCCAAAATACACAGGGAGGTGCAGATACTTTCTTCCTGCCAGACTCTGCGTGCATGTGTAGGATTGTTCCCAAAGCACCAGCCCATGCAGCTCTGACCCCACACCCAGTTCCAGGCTCAGTGGTGGTCCCTGTGTTCTGACACCATCCCAACACCTCAGCCAAGGCTGTGGCCATGCAGCAGTCACAGCAGCCATGGCTGGGAACCCaatctgctggggctgctcccatcCCCATGTTCATGACAGATGAATTTCCTTAGGATAGAGgtttcttttattctgtttctctgtttattACCAACACCTGGGGTAAACCTGTTACACCATTTCTAGCAAGAAAGGGAAGGGTAAATTCTCAAATTACCTGTTGAGCCCCTTGTGGCTCTAGAGCGCCCTTTAGTTCCTCCAGAGgagactgcagcagctccagggcctgcCTGGGCAGGAAAGGTGAGCTGAGGGAACACCAGGGAAGCTCTGCCTGATCCTGAGGGAGTTTACAGCTGCATCAGCTGAAGAAATCACCGAGGGTCAAAAAACGACCAGTAACAACTGCACCCCACCAAGGGAAAGGACTTGGTACGTGGTGAGGAATGATCTCCTGCCTGTGGGGTacctgctctgccttccagctgctctctgcccttgcccagcccagctgcctctTGCTTGAGTGTTCGTGCCAAGCAACTCCTCCTCAGCAACTGGCACAAAGCAAAATGCCCCAAAGTACTGCCAGCAGGAGGCCCCTTCTGGGTttgggaaccctacaaagtcGTTAACTAAGGACTACTTTATTCCCTGCACCATTTGTCCTGAGAAATGAGCCCTTGCAGCAAAGCCCTGATGGCAGATCCCCTCCCCATTTCCGTGAGCAGCCCACACAGAGCATGTGCACACCAGCTGTTGGGTTCAGGTCTTTATTCTCTGGTAGAGAAGCTAGTGGAGCCTATGCAAACAAATATAAGACAAACCTACTTTGAGAATTGTTTCTTATGCTCCCGGGTTTTGATGGCTAATGaattcctggagcag contains:
- the LOC128819901 gene encoding membrane primary amine oxidase-like; protein product: MSLKTVLVLLGLALATIFALVCVLLTRERTPRSCQHLPPEQEDTEDGQSLVFADLTPEEMSQVVGYLQGHLGVPLVDASRAKPSDNCIASVDLQVPGKAEVLRFLDGGGARPPREALAVLYFGKQPEPNITEYVVGPLPRPAYHRDVTVQKYGGKVPYHRRPVTGKEYTDINALIQRELKKAPRFLAACCESDGTNLVTLTTAPRGFKSGDRVTWFVLFHNVAGTGYYLSPVGLEVLVDHGDLHVSRWQLRKVFYSGRYFAGTGDLEREFVAGVLEVVRLKQPRADAVLGSMKPRRPPGSPGPLQFEPQGPRYSVRNNRITFQDWSIAFGMSPNTGPRLFDIRYRGERIVYELSLQEALALYSSNCPGGMSTRYLDGSFGIGRFAYELLQGLDCPYTATYVDRHYLAETDTPKTNQNSLCIFEHDSALPLRRHFSDSQSFYYGGLRKNTLVIRTISTLINYDYVWDFMFHASGAVEVRVHATGYISSSFFHGRGTDYGNRVGPHTLGTMHLHHIHYKVDLDVDGQLNSLETQDMEYEFVKDPWSTQNTIERPYLRRERLEKEDEAAFPLNVPMPRYLSFVSPNPNKWEHPRSYRIQIISFAGKHLPTNSSMERSVSWGRYQLAVTRRKEEEPTSTSIYNQNDPWTPTVAFADFINNETITNEDLVAWITVGFLHVPHAEDIPNTVTVGNGVGFFLRPYNYFNEDPSVDSPDSVYFSSEQDVGTCGANPLACLSSAATCAPRLPPFHFGGFLNLSLAPPLGGL
- the G6PC1 gene encoding glucose-6-phosphatase catalytic subunit 1 gives rise to the protein MEANMNLLHDMGIRTTHWLQQHFQGSQDWFLFISYAADLRNAFFVLFPIWFHFSEAVGIRLIWVAVIGDWLNLVFKWILFGERPYWWVLDTDYYGNNSAPEIQQFPLTCETGPGSPSGHAMGAAGVYYVMVTALLSAAGGEKQSRTLRYWVLWTVLWIGFWAVQVCVCMSRVFIAAHFPHQVIAGVFSGMAVAKTFQHVRCIYQASFHRYLGITFFLFSFTLGFYLLLWTFGVDLLWTLEKAQKWCSNPEWVHIDTTPFASLLRNLGVLFGLGLALNSHLYKESSRLKQSQQLPFRLGCIAASLLILHVFDAFKPPSHMQLLFYALSFCKSAAVPLATVGLIPYCLSQLLATQDKKAA